The Populus trichocarpa isolate Nisqually-1 chromosome 11, P.trichocarpa_v4.1, whole genome shotgun sequence genome has a segment encoding these proteins:
- the LOC112323423 gene encoding uncharacterized protein LOC112323423, whose protein sequence is MKFMRPLGLGYEKYDVCPNYCMLYYRADAMKINCDFCGSSRYKHRNPTSKGSNKAEKQLRYFPLTPRLQRLFMSPYHAKDMTWHHFHNSDNGVMMHPSDGEAWKEFNRVHLSFASDPRNIRLGLCTDGFCPFDMSSNTYSCWPVIVTVYNLPSWKCMTRPFMFLTMMIPGPKNPGKNLDVFLRPLIDELKNLWSVGVETYDVYRKENFQLRAALMWTISDFPAYGMLSGWSTHGNLSCPYCMEYSKAFRLKNRGKTTFFDCHRRFLPMNHPYRFQSDKFLK, encoded by the coding sequence aTGAAATTTATGCGGCCACTTGGACTTGGTTATGAGAAATATGATGTGTGTCCTAATTACTGTATGTTGTACTATAGGGCagatgcaatgaaaataaattgtgatttttgtggaaGTTCACGATACAAACATAGAAATCCAACTAGTAAAGGTTCCAATAAGGCGGAGAAGCAACTCCGATACTTTCCCTTGACACCAAGGCTTCAGAGACTGTTCATGTCTCCATATCATGCCAAAGATATGACATGGCATCATTTTCATAATTCTGATAATGGGGTTATGATGCACCCATCTGATGGGGAGGCATGGAAGGAGTTTAATCGTGTCCACTTAAGCTTTGCATCAGATCCGAGAAATATTCGGTTAGGGTTGTGCACTGATGGGTTTTGTCCATTTGACATGTCTTCAAATACATACTCTTGTTGGCCAGTAATTGTGACTGTTTATAATTTGCCTTCGTGGAAGTGCATGACTAGACCattcatgtttttgacaatgaTGATTCCTGGGCCAAAGAATCCGGGTAAAAATCTTGATGTTTTCCTAAGacctttgattgatgagttaaagaatttgtggtctgttggtgttgaaacatatgatgtatacagaaaggaaaattttcaattaagggcAGCTTTAATGTGGACCATTAGTGACTTTCCAGCATATGGCATGTTATCGGGGTGGAGTACTCATGGAAATCTGTCTTGTCCTTATTGTATGGAGTATAGCAAggcttttagattaaaaaatagagggaaaactacattttttGATTGTCATCGACGATTCCTACCCATGAACCACCCATATAGATTTCAATCTGATAAGTTTTTGAAATGA